In one window of Mesorhizobium sp. B2-1-1 DNA:
- the recF gene encoding DNA replication/repair protein RecF (All proteins in this family for which functions are known are DNA-binding proteins that assist the filamentation of RecA onto DNA for the initiation of recombination or recombinational repair.), translated as MPAQTHISKLTLTNFRNYAALSVELEPGAVVFSGDNGAGKTNLLEAISLLTPGRGLRRAPYADVAREGGDGGFALHARLDGPDGQVEIGTGISGGDSLGEGGRRVRINGATARSAEDMLEWLRVVWLTPAMDALFTGPAADRRRFLDRLVLAIDPGHGQRALDYEKAMRGRNRLLTEGSRDLSWFEAIEMQMAETGVAIAAARAEMVRLLAAMIDRLPDSGPFPQADIGLSGDLEAEIATMPAVDVEERFRRTLAGGRDRDRAAGRTLEGPHRSDLVVRHRPKAMPAALCSTGEQKALLVGIVLSHARLTGEMSGLTPILLLDEIAAHLDGGRRAALFSILEELNCQAFMTGTDAALFSSLAGRAQFLIVDHGTVAPMAV; from the coding sequence TTGCCGGCACAAACCCATATAAGTAAGCTTACACTTACCAATTTCCGCAACTATGCGGCGCTGTCGGTCGAGCTTGAGCCGGGCGCGGTGGTGTTTTCCGGTGACAATGGCGCTGGCAAAACCAATCTGCTGGAAGCGATTTCCCTGTTGACGCCGGGCCGCGGCCTGCGCCGCGCGCCTTACGCGGACGTCGCGCGTGAGGGCGGTGACGGCGGCTTTGCGCTGCACGCACGGCTCGACGGACCTGACGGCCAAGTCGAGATAGGGACGGGCATTTCGGGTGGCGACAGTCTTGGCGAGGGCGGCAGACGGGTGCGCATCAACGGCGCCACGGCGCGATCCGCCGAGGACATGCTGGAATGGCTGCGCGTCGTGTGGCTGACGCCGGCCATGGATGCTCTGTTCACCGGACCGGCCGCGGACCGCCGGCGCTTTCTCGACCGGCTGGTGCTGGCGATCGATCCAGGCCACGGACAGCGCGCCCTCGACTATGAAAAGGCGATGCGCGGCCGGAACCGGTTGCTGACGGAAGGTTCGCGGGATTTGAGCTGGTTCGAGGCGATCGAGATGCAGATGGCCGAGACGGGCGTGGCGATCGCCGCGGCGCGCGCCGAAATGGTGCGCCTTCTGGCCGCCATGATCGACAGGCTGCCCGACAGCGGCCCGTTTCCGCAGGCCGATATCGGCCTGTCGGGCGATCTGGAAGCCGAGATCGCCACCATGCCGGCTGTCGACGTCGAGGAGCGGTTCCGCCGCACGCTCGCCGGGGGCCGCGACCGCGACCGCGCCGCCGGGCGCACGCTCGAGGGCCCGCACCGCTCCGATCTCGTGGTCCGGCACCGACCCAAGGCGATGCCGGCGGCGCTGTGTTCGACCGGCGAACAGAAAGCCTTGCTTGTCGGCATTGTCCTGTCGCATGCCAGATTGACCGGCGAGATGTCCGGCTTGACGCCAATCCTGCTGCTCGACGAGATCGCGGCACATCTCGATGGTGGCCGGCGTGCGGCGCTGTTCTCGATCCTGGAGGAATTGAACTGCCAGGCTTTCATGACGGGAACCGATGCTGCGCTGTTTTCCAGCCTGGCGGGCCGGGCGCAGTTCCTGATCGTGGATCACGGCACGGTCGCGCCGATGGCTGTGTGA
- a CDS encoding molybdopterin-synthase adenylyltransferase MoeB produces the protein MIATALTDEELERYARHIVLPEIGGAGQQRLKRAQVLVIGAGGLGAPVLEYLAAAGVGTLGVIDDDTVSLSNLQRQVIHGTDTVGMLKTHSAKAAIARINPNTAVEIHTLRLTADNAQALVARYNVVVDGSDNFETRYVVADACAAEGKPLVHAAVGRFDGSVTVLMPFQADRDGTSNPGYRDLFPEAPPPGLVPSCAEAGVLGVLTGVIGTLQAMEAIKLITGIGEPLIGRLLLYDALAARFETIRYKRRN, from the coding sequence ATGATCGCCACCGCCCTCACCGACGAAGAACTCGAACGCTATGCCCGCCACATCGTGCTGCCCGAAATTGGCGGCGCCGGCCAGCAGCGCCTGAAGCGCGCGCAGGTGCTGGTCATCGGCGCCGGCGGATTGGGCGCACCAGTGCTTGAATATCTTGCCGCAGCCGGCGTCGGCACGCTCGGCGTGATCGACGACGACACGGTTTCGCTCTCCAACCTGCAGCGGCAGGTGATTCACGGCACGGACACTGTCGGCATGCTGAAAACCCACAGCGCCAAGGCGGCAATCGCCCGCATCAATCCCAACACCGCTGTCGAAATCCACACATTGCGCCTGACCGCGGACAATGCCCAAGCCCTCGTCGCCCGTTACAACGTGGTCGTCGACGGGTCCGACAATTTCGAGACGCGCTATGTCGTGGCCGATGCCTGCGCGGCGGAGGGAAAGCCGCTGGTGCACGCCGCCGTGGGCCGTTTCGATGGCTCCGTGACCGTGCTGATGCCGTTCCAAGCCGATAGGGACGGCACCTCCAACCCCGGCTACCGCGACCTCTTCCCGGAGGCCCCACCGCCGGGTCTGGTGCCGTCCTGTGCCGAGGCCGGGGTGCTTGGCGTGCTGACTGGGGTGATTGGCACGTTGCAGGCGATGGAAGCCATCAAGCTGATCACCGGCATTGGCGAGCCGCTGATCGGACGACTGCTGCTCTATGACGCGCTGGCCGCGCGTTTCGAGACCATCCGCTACAAGAGACGAAACTGA
- a CDS encoding GNAT family N-acetyltransferase — MTRTADIAITRIPADFDRWNEVLALILRAFAFMDGIIDPPSSAHLLTAETLRDKARRETGMLALSGNRIVGCIFALERTDHLYVGKLAVTPDCQGQGIGRLLMQAVQDFARSRGKAAIELQTRIELAGNQAAFARLGFRETVRTAHEGYARPTSVTMRKTVS; from the coding sequence TTGACGCGCACTGCCGATATCGCCATCACCCGGATTCCGGCCGATTTCGACCGCTGGAACGAAGTGCTCGCCCTGATCCTGCGCGCATTCGCCTTCATGGACGGCATCATCGACCCGCCGTCCTCGGCGCACCTGCTCACCGCGGAAACCTTGCGCGACAAAGCCCGCCGCGAGACCGGCATGCTGGCGCTCAGCGGCAACAGGATCGTCGGCTGCATCTTCGCCCTGGAACGAACCGACCACCTCTATGTCGGCAAGCTCGCCGTCACGCCGGACTGTCAGGGCCAGGGCATCGGCAGGTTGTTGATGCAAGCCGTCCAGGATTTTGCCCGCAGCCGCGGCAAGGCCGCAATCGAGCTGCAGACGCGAATCGAGCTGGCTGGGAACCAGGCAGCCTTTGCCCGGCTCGGTTTTCGCGAGACCGTGAGAACGGCGCATGAAGGTTATGCGCGACCGACTTCGGTCACCATGCGCAAGACTGTTTCGTAA
- a CDS encoding 2-hydroxyacid dehydrogenase, whose product MAGKKKPLVVITRKLPDPVETRMRELFDARLNVEDRPMTQPELVAAVKEADVLVPTVTDRIDAALIAQAGENLKLIANFGNGVDKIDVAAAAKKGITVTNTPNVLTEDTADMTMALMLAVPRRLAEGANVLTGDKKWAGWSPTWMLGRRIWGKRLGIVGMGRIGTAVARRAKAFGLSIHYHNRHRVLQAVEDGLEATYWESLDQMLARMDIISVNCPSTPATFHLLSARRLALLQPTAYIVNTARGDIIDEEALVKLIQDGRIAGAGLDVYEHEPALNGKLLKLATKGKVVLLPHMGSATLEGRIDMGEKVIINIRAFVDGHRPPDRVLPLRT is encoded by the coding sequence ATGGCAGGCAAAAAGAAGCCTCTCGTGGTCATCACGCGAAAACTGCCCGACCCTGTCGAGACCCGCATGCGCGAGCTGTTCGACGCAAGGCTGAACGTCGAGGACAGGCCGATGACGCAACCGGAACTGGTCGCGGCGGTCAAGGAGGCCGACGTGCTGGTGCCGACGGTGACCGACCGCATCGACGCGGCATTGATCGCCCAGGCCGGCGAAAACCTCAAGCTGATCGCCAATTTCGGCAATGGCGTCGACAAGATCGACGTGGCGGCCGCGGCCAAGAAAGGCATCACCGTAACCAACACGCCCAACGTGCTGACCGAGGATACGGCCGACATGACGATGGCGCTGATGCTGGCGGTGCCGCGCCGGCTGGCGGAGGGCGCCAATGTACTCACCGGCGACAAGAAATGGGCCGGCTGGTCGCCGACATGGATGCTTGGCCGGCGCATCTGGGGCAAACGGCTCGGCATTGTCGGGATGGGGCGTATCGGCACCGCCGTTGCCAGGCGTGCCAAGGCTTTCGGCCTCTCCATCCACTATCACAACCGCCATCGCGTGCTGCAGGCGGTCGAGGACGGGCTGGAGGCGACCTATTGGGAAAGCCTCGATCAGATGCTGGCCCGCATGGACATCATCTCGGTCAACTGCCCCTCGACGCCGGCGACCTTCCATCTGCTTTCGGCGCGGCGGCTGGCGCTGCTCCAGCCCACCGCCTATATCGTCAACACCGCGCGCGGTGACATCATCGACGAGGAGGCGCTGGTCAAGCTGATTCAGGATGGCAGGATCGCTGGCGCCGGACTCGACGTCTACGAGCACGAGCCCGCATTGAACGGAAAACTGCTCAAGCTCGCGACCAAGGGCAAGGTCGTGCTTTTGCCGCATATGGGGTCGGCGACGCTCGAGGGCCGCATCGACATGGGCGAGAAGGTGATCATCAACATCCGCGCCTTCGTCGACGGCCACCGCCCGCCGGATCGCGTGCTGCCGCTCAGGACCTGA
- a CDS encoding SH3 domain-containing protein: MSGFASLRLTLSAAFLGALLYSPQLCAQGAAAPAQSVVTLGPSGLPLPRFVSLKSGRVNSRVGPGANYSVDWMYLKAGLPMEIIQEFDTWRRVRDADGSEGWINQSLLSGRRTAIVAPWQRGKGAQINLLRSPEKDASVVAIVEPGVMGTIKSCDGQWCEMTLDGHTGWLAQSVVWGAYPGERVKD; encoded by the coding sequence GTGTCTGGTTTCGCGTCGCTTCGCCTGACCCTCAGCGCAGCATTTCTCGGCGCTCTGCTCTATTCACCCCAACTGTGCGCGCAAGGTGCAGCAGCCCCCGCCCAGAGCGTCGTCACGCTCGGGCCGAGCGGCCTGCCGCTGCCACGATTCGTCAGCCTGAAATCCGGCCGCGTCAATTCGCGTGTCGGGCCGGGCGCCAACTACTCGGTCGACTGGATGTATCTGAAGGCAGGCCTGCCGATGGAGATCATCCAGGAATTCGACACATGGCGCCGCGTGCGCGACGCCGACGGTTCGGAAGGTTGGATCAACCAGTCGCTGCTTTCGGGCCGGCGCACGGCGATCGTGGCGCCGTGGCAGCGCGGCAAGGGCGCCCAGATCAATCTCCTCAGGAGCCCCGAAAAGGACGCCAGCGTGGTGGCGATCGTCGAGCCGGGTGTCATGGGCACGATCAAATCCTGCGACGGCCAGTGGTGCGAAATGACGCTCGATGGCCACACCGGCTGGCTCGCCCAATCCGTCGTCTGGGGCGCCTATCCCGGCGAACGGGTCAAGGACTGA
- a CDS encoding DUF4260 domain-containing protein: MKPLDLAVRLEWAAVAVSAIVFYALAGASWRLFALLILAPDLSMFGYLAGPRVGAACYNAFHILVPPVFLVLAGSLFGNAAALAVALIWIAHIAIDRALGYGLKLSSSFQDTHLGRIGR, encoded by the coding sequence ATGAAACCCCTCGATCTGGCTGTCCGGCTGGAATGGGCCGCTGTCGCGGTGTCCGCTATCGTCTTTTATGCACTCGCCGGTGCGTCCTGGCGGTTGTTCGCCTTGTTGATCCTGGCGCCTGATCTGTCCATGTTCGGCTATCTCGCCGGGCCGCGCGTCGGCGCCGCCTGCTACAATGCCTTCCACATCTTGGTCCCACCGGTGTTTTTGGTGCTTGCCGGCAGCCTGTTCGGCAATGCAGCCGCTCTAGCGGTTGCATTGATCTGGATCGCCCACATCGCTATCGATCGCGCGCTGGGTTACGGCTTGAAGCTGTCGAGCAGCTTTCAGGATACCCATCTCGGCCGCATCGGCCGCTAA
- the irrA gene encoding iron response transcriptional regulator IrrA, whose protein sequence is MDRGCRKENVAVDKRVREAGLRPTRQRIALADLLFAKGDRHLSAEELHEEAVAAGVPVSLATVYNALHQFTQAGLLRILAVEGAKTYFDTNTSDHHHFYIEGENRIFDIANGPVTVTNLPEPPEGMEIANVDIVVRLRPKRAE, encoded by the coding sequence ATGGACCGGGGCTGCCGGAAGGAAAATGTCGCTGTGGACAAGCGGGTTCGTGAAGCCGGCCTGAGGCCGACACGGCAGCGCATTGCGCTTGCCGACCTGCTTTTCGCCAAGGGCGACCGCCATCTGTCGGCCGAGGAACTGCACGAGGAGGCCGTCGCCGCCGGCGTGCCGGTGTCGCTGGCCACCGTCTACAACGCCCTTCACCAATTCACCCAGGCGGGACTCCTGCGCATTCTGGCTGTCGAGGGCGCCAAAACCTATTTCGACACCAACACCTCCGATCATCACCATTTCTATATCGAAGGCGAAAACCGGATTTTCGACATCGCCAATGGTCCGGTCACCGTCACCAACCTACCGGAACCACCCGAGGGGATGGAGATCGCCAATGTCGACATCGTGGTGAGACTGCGCCCCAAACGCGCCGAATGA
- the fabA gene encoding 3-hydroxyacyl-[acyl-carrier-protein] dehydratase FabA codes for MAGSKSSYDYEELLACARGELFGPGNAQLPYPPMLMFDRITEISETGGAFDKGFIRAEFDIKPDLWFFACHFIGNPIMPGCLGLDALWQLTGFYLGWLGEPGKGMALSTGEVKFKGMVTPSVKKVEYGVEFKRVMRGRLVLGIADGWLKADGEPIYAATDLKVGLSKQSAVA; via the coding sequence ATGGCGGGTTCGAAATCCAGCTACGACTACGAAGAATTGCTGGCCTGCGCCCGCGGCGAGCTGTTCGGACCGGGCAATGCCCAGTTGCCTTACCCGCCGATGCTGATGTTTGACCGCATCACCGAGATCAGCGAAACAGGCGGGGCTTTCGACAAGGGCTTCATCCGCGCCGAATTCGACATCAAGCCGGACCTGTGGTTCTTTGCCTGCCATTTCATCGGCAATCCCATCATGCCTGGATGCCTGGGCCTCGATGCCCTGTGGCAGCTGACGGGTTTCTATCTCGGCTGGCTGGGCGAACCCGGCAAAGGCATGGCGCTGTCGACCGGCGAGGTCAAGTTCAAGGGAATGGTCACGCCCTCGGTTAAAAAGGTCGAGTATGGCGTGGAATTCAAACGTGTGATGCGTGGCCGGCTGGTGCTGGGCATCGCCGATGGTTGGCTAAAGGCGGACGGCGAACCCATATACGCGGCAACGGACCTGAAAGTCGGTCTGTCCAAGCAGTCGGCGGTCGCTTGA
- the fabB gene encoding beta-ketoacyl-ACP synthase I → MRRVVVTGLGIVSSIGNNANEVQASLHDAKSGISFSDSFAEHGFRCQVWGAPTLDPSAMIDRRAMRFLSQGAAWNHVAMDQAIADAGLGESDITNERTGIVMGSGGPSTRTIVEAAETTLKNGSPKRIGPFAVPKAMSSTASATLATWFKIHGVNYSISSACSTSAHCIGNGYELIQWGKQDMVFAGGHEDLDWTMSDLFDAMGAMSSKYNDRASAASRAYDVDRDGFVIAGGAGVLVLEELEHAKARGAKIYAEIVGYGATSDGFDMVAPSGEGAVRCMRQALATVTTPVDYINTHGTSTPVGDSREMGAIREVFGEKMPFITSTKSLTGHSLGAAGVQESIYSILMMQGGFIGESAHIETLDPEFEGMPVVRKRIDNARIDTVLSNSFGFGGTNATLVFQRYSA, encoded by the coding sequence ATGAGACGTGTCGTAGTCACAGGCCTCGGCATCGTGTCGTCGATCGGCAACAATGCTAACGAGGTGCAAGCCTCGCTGCATGACGCCAAATCCGGCATCAGCTTCTCCGACTCCTTCGCCGAGCACGGCTTCCGCTGCCAGGTCTGGGGCGCGCCGACGCTCGATCCCAGCGCCATGATCGATCGCCGCGCAATGCGCTTCCTGAGCCAGGGAGCGGCCTGGAACCATGTCGCCATGGACCAGGCGATCGCCGATGCCGGCCTTGGCGAGAGCGACATCACCAATGAGCGCACCGGCATCGTCATGGGCTCGGGCGGGCCTTCCACCCGCACCATCGTCGAGGCGGCCGAAACCACGCTCAAGAATGGCAGCCCCAAGCGCATCGGCCCGTTCGCGGTGCCGAAGGCGATGTCGTCGACCGCGTCGGCGACGCTGGCCACCTGGTTCAAGATCCACGGCGTCAACTATTCGATCTCGTCGGCCTGTTCGACCTCGGCGCATTGCATCGGCAATGGCTACGAACTGATCCAGTGGGGCAAGCAGGACATGGTGTTCGCCGGCGGCCACGAAGATCTCGACTGGACGATGTCGGACCTGTTCGACGCCATGGGCGCCATGTCGTCGAAGTACAATGACAGGGCATCTGCCGCTTCCCGCGCCTATGACGTCGATCGCGACGGCTTCGTCATCGCCGGCGGCGCCGGCGTGCTGGTGCTCGAGGAACTGGAGCATGCCAAGGCGCGCGGCGCCAAGATCTATGCAGAGATCGTCGGCTACGGCGCCACCTCGGACGGCTTCGACATGGTTGCGCCCTCGGGCGAAGGCGCGGTCCGCTGCATGCGGCAGGCGCTGGCGACCGTCACCACCCCGGTCGACTACATCAACACCCATGGCACCTCGACGCCGGTGGGGGATTCCCGCGAAATGGGCGCGATCCGCGAGGTGTTCGGCGAGAAGATGCCCTTCATCACCTCGACCAAATCGCTGACGGGCCATTCGCTGGGCGCGGCCGGCGTGCAGGAATCCATCTATTCGATCCTGATGATGCAAGGCGGTTTCATCGGCGAAAGCGCCCATATCGAGACTCTCGACCCCGAATTCGAGGGTATGCCGGTGGTGCGAAAGCGCATCGACAACGCCAGGATCGACACCGTTTTGTCCAATTCCTTCGGCTTTGGTGGCACCAACGCAACGCTGGTTTTCCAGCGCTATTCCGCATAA
- the fabI gene encoding enoyl-ACP reductase FabI gives MDGLMKGKRGLVMGVANDHSIAWGIARKLSEHGAELAFTYQGDAFGRRVKPLADKLGAALVVPCDVEDSASVRATFETLGKAWGGLDFVVHAIGFSDKNELKGLYADTSRDNFIRTMVISCYSFTEVARHAAALMQDGGSMITLTYAGSVRVMPNYNVMGVAKAGLEASVRYLANDYGPRGIRVNGISAGPVRTLAGAGISDARHMFSYQQRNSPLRRTVTIDEVGGSALYLLSDLASGVTGEIHYVDSGYHIVSMPTLEELKQTDRASE, from the coding sequence ATGGACGGATTGATGAAGGGCAAGCGCGGGCTTGTCATGGGCGTCGCCAACGATCATTCGATCGCCTGGGGCATAGCCCGGAAACTGTCCGAACATGGGGCCGAACTTGCCTTCACCTACCAGGGTGACGCCTTCGGCCGCCGGGTCAAGCCGCTTGCCGACAAGCTCGGCGCGGCGCTGGTGGTTCCCTGCGATGTCGAGGACAGCGCCTCGGTCCGCGCCACCTTCGAGACCTTGGGCAAGGCCTGGGGCGGGCTCGACTTCGTGGTCCATGCCATCGGCTTTTCGGACAAGAATGAGCTCAAGGGCCTCTACGCCGACACCAGCCGCGACAATTTCATCCGCACCATGGTCATCTCCTGCTATTCCTTCACCGAGGTCGCGCGCCACGCCGCGGCCCTGATGCAGGATGGCGGATCGATGATCACCCTGACCTATGCCGGTTCGGTGCGCGTCATGCCGAACTATAACGTCATGGGCGTCGCCAAGGCCGGCCTCGAGGCCAGCGTGCGCTATCTCGCCAACGATTACGGCCCGCGCGGCATCAGGGTGAACGGCATATCGGCCGGACCGGTGCGAACGCTTGCCGGCGCCGGGATTTCCGATGCGCGCCACATGTTCTCTTACCAGCAGCGCAATTCTCCGCTGCGCCGCACCGTGACCATCGACGAGGTCGGCGGCTCGGCACTCTATCTCCTGTCCGACCTCGCTTCCGGCGTCACCGGCGAAATCCACTATGTCGATTCCGGCTATCATATCGTTTCCATGCCGACGCTCGAGGAGCTGAAGCAGACGGATCGCGCGAGCGAATAG
- a CDS encoding putative bifunctional diguanylate cyclase/phosphodiesterase yields the protein MPAVSNPNRTPVFRLITIASSGIGSFILGIWGLKHALGDGFAGMPADVMVAIMAALCALAAAGAAMSFFAGVDESADFVFNETQFDKLTGLLARPAMVGKIAEAACATSRTGAPMFLIDIDIDRFKQINDAIGYSQGDELIRAFTKRLQACVTERVQIGRIGAGEFAVLLPDHQIQGTMEAMVERLIDEMMEPYELSSHQQSVSLSVGIVAMPKDGVDPVLILRRSNLALQNARARGVGNWSVFDTEMGRVADHRQWVESELHIAFERGDFDLHYQPQLDLPSGRIVGYEALIRWNHPERGMIPPLEFIQIAEETGMINPIGEWVLRKACSDARHLPDDCFVAVNISPVQFMTKDFIGLVRDTMRTTGIKPSRLELEVTETAMMQDRDRAAAILKELADMGISVAVDDFGTGYSNLSYLIDFSFGKLKIDRSFVSRIDTDSSSGAVVSTIVGLSRALGVSIIAEGVETEDQATLLRAAGCEVVQGYLFGRPAPLAVMAGEGHVIEDSRRVANLH from the coding sequence ATGCCTGCCGTCAGCAACCCGAACCGCACACCGGTGTTCCGGCTGATCACCATAGCCAGTTCGGGCATTGGCAGTTTCATTCTCGGCATCTGGGGGCTGAAGCACGCGCTTGGCGACGGCTTTGCCGGCATGCCGGCGGACGTGATGGTGGCGATCATGGCTGCCCTTTGCGCATTGGCGGCGGCGGGAGCCGCGATGTCTTTCTTCGCCGGCGTCGATGAATCGGCTGATTTCGTCTTCAACGAAACCCAGTTCGACAAGCTGACCGGATTGCTGGCGCGTCCGGCGATGGTCGGCAAGATCGCCGAGGCAGCCTGCGCGACGAGCCGCACCGGGGCCCCGATGTTCCTCATCGACATCGACATCGACCGGTTCAAGCAGATCAACGACGCGATCGGCTACAGCCAGGGCGACGAACTGATCCGCGCCTTCACCAAGCGGCTGCAGGCCTGCGTAACCGAGCGCGTGCAGATCGGGCGCATCGGCGCCGGCGAGTTCGCGGTGCTGCTTCCCGATCATCAGATTCAGGGAACGATGGAAGCTATGGTGGAGAGGCTCATCGACGAGATGATGGAGCCCTATGAGCTCAGCAGCCACCAGCAATCGGTGAGCCTGTCGGTGGGCATCGTGGCGATGCCCAAGGACGGCGTCGACCCGGTCCTCATCCTGCGCCGCTCCAACCTGGCGCTGCAAAATGCGCGCGCCAGGGGAGTCGGCAACTGGTCGGTCTTCGATACCGAGATGGGGCGGGTCGCCGATCATCGCCAATGGGTCGAATCCGAGCTGCACATCGCATTCGAGCGCGGTGATTTCGACCTTCACTATCAGCCGCAGCTGGACCTGCCGAGCGGCCGCATCGTCGGCTATGAAGCGCTGATCCGCTGGAACCATCCAGAACGCGGCATGATCCCACCTCTGGAGTTCATCCAGATCGCCGAGGAAACCGGCATGATCAATCCGATCGGCGAATGGGTTCTGCGCAAGGCATGCAGCGACGCCCGCCATTTACCCGACGACTGCTTCGTCGCCGTCAACATCTCGCCGGTCCAGTTCATGACCAAGGACTTCATCGGCCTCGTGCGCGACACGATGCGGACCACCGGCATCAAGCCGTCGCGGCTGGAGCTGGAAGTCACCGAGACGGCCATGATGCAGGACCGCGACCGCGCCGCCGCCATCCTGAAAGAGCTTGCCGATATGGGCATCTCGGTTGCCGTCGACGATTTCGGCACCGGCTATTCCAATCTCAGCTACCTGATCGATTTTTCCTTCGGCAAGCTGAAGATCGACCGCTCCTTCGTCAGCCGCATCGATACGGATTCGAGCTCCGGCGCCGTCGTATCGACCATTGTCGGCCTCTCGCGAGCACTCGGCGTCAGTATCATTGCCGAGGGTGTCGAGACAGAGGACCAGGCGACACTGCTCAGGGCAGCCGGTTGCGAGGTGGTGCAAGGTTATCTGTTCGGCCGGCCGGCGCCGCTTGCGGTCATGGCCGGCGAGGGACATGTCATCGAGGATTCGAGGCGCGTCGCCAATCTGCACTGA
- a CDS encoding class I SAM-dependent methyltransferase: protein MSAEPLKTLFHPFEAEAVALPGKGERVLFLGAESGLRTPQDFDAELHVVQGFRPHFRALQAAGFTVTPQTQGDGFDAALVLAGRHRGQNELRIADALERVTEGGLIVIAGGKDDGIASLRKRMDELVPLEGHLPKYHGIAFWLRRPAGTETAAALRAANPAGLVDGRFSTAPGMFSFDRVDAGSKLLADHLPADLRGHVADFCAGWGYLAAEMEARSPGISALDLYEADFASLEAAKANLATASQSVAKGFFWTDLQGEPVERRYDAVIMNPPFHRSRAAEPEIGAGLIRAAAKALKPGARLYMVANRQLPYEPVLAAAFSSHAELARDGMFKVLSARR, encoded by the coding sequence ATGTCTGCCGAACCGCTGAAGACACTTTTCCATCCATTCGAGGCCGAGGCGGTCGCTTTGCCAGGCAAGGGCGAACGGGTGCTTTTTCTAGGGGCCGAATCCGGCTTGCGGACACCGCAGGACTTCGACGCCGAGCTGCACGTGGTGCAAGGCTTTCGGCCGCATTTTCGCGCGCTGCAAGCCGCGGGCTTCACTGTCACCCCGCAAACGCAAGGCGATGGCTTTGACGCCGCGCTGGTGCTCGCGGGCCGCCATCGCGGCCAGAACGAGCTGCGCATCGCGGATGCGCTGGAGCGCGTCACCGAGGGCGGATTGATCGTCATTGCCGGCGGCAAGGATGATGGCATCGCCAGCCTGCGCAAGCGCATGGACGAGCTTGTGCCGCTCGAAGGCCATCTGCCCAAATATCACGGCATCGCCTTCTGGCTTCGCCGGCCGGCCGGGACGGAGACGGCAGCAGCGCTGCGTGCCGCCAATCCCGCCGGGCTGGTCGACGGCCGCTTCAGCACGGCGCCCGGCATGTTTTCCTTCGATCGTGTCGATGCCGGTTCGAAGTTGCTGGCGGACCATCTTCCGGCCGACCTGCGCGGCCATGTCGCCGATTTCTGCGCCGGCTGGGGCTATCTGGCGGCGGAGATGGAAGCGCGTTCGCCCGGCATCTCGGCACTTGATCTCTATGAGGCGGATTTCGCTTCTCTCGAAGCCGCCAAAGCCAATCTTGCCACGGCCAGCCAGTCGGTTGCGAAAGGTTTCTTCTGGACGGACCTGCAGGGGGAGCCGGTCGAGCGTCGCTACGACGCGGTCATCATGAACCCGCCTTTTCACCGCAGCCGCGCGGCCGAACCGGAGATCGGCGCCGGCCTGATCCGGGCAGCGGCAAAGGCGCTGAAGCCGGGAGCACGGCTGTACATGGTGGCGAACCGCCAGCTGCCCTACGAGCCGGTACTGGCCGCCGCCTTCTCCAGCCATGCCGAGCTCGCCCGTGACGGCATGTTCAAGGTTCTTTCCGCGCGTCGCTGA